In one Lolium rigidum isolate FL_2022 chromosome 3, APGP_CSIRO_Lrig_0.1, whole genome shotgun sequence genomic region, the following are encoded:
- the LOC124696780 gene encoding subtilisin-like protease: protein MVFFTNVLLPLLLLAVLSPTPALSYINPAARIWPADATDTSSSRTYIVLVQPPQSNASEDVHRRWHESFLPSTLTGGSSETRLLHSYTEVFSGFAARLTEAEVDAVAKKPGFVRAFPDRKLQLATTHTSEFLGLKNGTGIWSSADYGKGVIIGLLDSGIYAEHPSFDDHGVPPPPARWKGSCSASRCNNKLIGAKSFVGGDSGDTVGHGTHTSSTAAGNFVTGASYKGVGAGTAAGIAPAAHIAMYKVCSDENCDSSAILAGLDEAVKDGVDVVSVSLGGDARISFEQDPLALGAFRAISKGITVVCAAGNNGPTPISVTNDSPWVLTVAAGSMDRSFAASVYLGDGRRINGEALNQLATKTSSPKRHPLLYSEVEHSCQFAGDFGSVPGKIVVCLATNTREQVSQIQSVMDAGAAGVILYNLGDIGYTTIVRDYNSSVVQVTSADGAVLMDYATSSKNNTTPSASVTYNNTLLGVRPAPVVAFFSSRGPSALAPGILKPDVLAPGLNVLAAWPPKTTDSASSGPFNVISGTSMATPHVSGVVALLKSLHPDWSPAAIKSAILTTSDAVDNAGGPILDEQHGKANACGRGAGHVNPVKAADPGLVYDITADEFAGYICWLQSTHANATSTPLDSTLPCATLPKITTEQLNYPTITVPLRPTTFTVNRTVTNVGPAESTYTAKVEAPSTLTVHVSPETLSFSKAGEKKTFSVSVSGHGVTGQDLIAEGSLSWVSEKHVVRSPVVAVVDVGSPPHVSSPPGKTSTQH from the coding sequence ATGGTGTTCTTTACCAATGTCCTGCTACCTCTTCTCTTACTCGCCGTCCTCTCCCCTACGCCCGCACTATCCTACATCAATCCCGCTGCTAGGATATGGCCAGCTGATGCCACAGACACTTCTTCTTCTCGCACATACATTGTGCTCGTCCAGCCACCGCAATCCAATGCTAGCGAAGACGTGCACCGTCGCTGGCACGAGTCTTTCTTGCCGAGCACGCTCACCGGCGGCTCCAGCGAGACACGCCTCCTTCACTCCTACACCGAGGTCTTCAGTGGCTTCGCCGCGAGGCTCACCGAGGCCGAGGTCGACGCCGTGGCCAAGAAGCCAGGCTTCGTGCGCGCGTTCCCGGACCGGAAGCTGCAGCTCGCCACCACGCACACGTCCGAGTTCCTCGGGCTGAAGAATGGCACCGGGATCTGGAGCAGCGCCGACTACGGCAAGGGCGTGATCATCGGCCTGCTCGACTCCGGCATCTATGCGGAGCATCCTTCCTTCGATGATCACGGAGTCCCGCCGCCTCCGGCTAGATGGAAGGGCTCGTGCAGCGCCTCCCGGTGCAACAACAAGCTCATCGGCGCCAAGTCGTTTGTTGGAGGTGACTCCGGCGATACGGTGGGCCACGGAACGCACACCTCGTCCACGGCCGCCGGGAACTTTGTCACCGGTGCATCCTACAAGGGCGTGGGCGCAGGCACAGCGGCTGGAATTGCACCTGCCGCCCACATCGCCATGTACAAGGTGTGCAGCGACGAGAACTGCGACTCATCGGCCATATTAGCCGGCCTCGACGAGGCCGTCAAGGACGGGGTGGACGTGGTCTCGGTGTCtctcggaggcgacgcgaggaTCAGCTTCGAGCAAGACCCCCTCGCACTCGGCGCCTTCAGAGCCATATCAAAAGGCATCACCGTGGTGTGCGCCGCCGGCAACAACGGCCCCACGCCGATCAGCGTCACCAACGACTCGCCATGGGTGCTCACGGTCGCCGCCGGCTCCATGGATCGGAGCTTCGCCGCCAGCGTGTATCTTGGCGATGGCAGGCGCATCAACGGCGAAGCGCTCAACCAGCTGGCGACGAAGACGAGCTCACCAAAGCGGCACCCTCTGCTCTACTCCGAGGTAGAACATTCCTGCCAGTTCGCCGGTGACTTCGGTTCTGTCCCCGGGAAGATCGTGGTTTGCCTGGCCACCAACACGAGGGAGCAGGTGTCCCAAATTCAAAGCGTAATGGATGCTGGTGCCGCCGGCGTTATCCTCTACAACCTGGGAGACATCGGCTACACCACCATCGTCAGGGACTACAACTCCAGCGTGGTGCAGGTGACCTCCGCCGACGGGGCCGTCCTCATGGACTACGCGACGTCGTCAAAGAACAACACGACGCCGTCTGCCTCCGTCACATACAACAACACGCTGCTCGGCGTGCGTCCAGCGCCGGTCGTGGCCTTCTTCTCTTCCCGGGGTCCGAGCGCCCTCGCCCCGGGCATCCTCAAGCCGGACGTACTGGCGCCGGGGCTCAACGTCCTCGCGGCATGGCCCCCCAAGACGACGGACTCCGCGTCGTCGGGGCCTTTCAATGTCATTTCGGGCACGTCCATGGCGACGCCGCACGTCAGCGGCGTCGTGGCGCTGCTCAAGAGCCTGCATCCTGACTGGTCCCCCGCCGCCATCAAGTCCGCCATCCTCACAACCTCCGACGCCGTCGACAATGCTGGTGGCCCCATCTTGGACGAGCAGCACGGGAAAGCCAACGCGTGCGGGAGAGGCGCCGGCCACGTGAACCCTGTCAAAGCTGCTGACCCTGGCCTTGTCTACGACATCACCGCCGATGAGTTCGCCGGCTACATCTGCTGGCTCCAGAGCACCCACGCCAACGCAACCAGTACTCCGCTGGACTCGACCTTGCCATGTGCGACTCTGCCCAAGATCACGACAGAGCAACTCAACTACCCGACCATAACCGTCCCGCTGAGGCCAACAACGTTCACCGTGAACCGCACGGTGACCAACGTTGGCCCGGCGGAATCCACCTACACAGCGAAGGTGGAAGCGCCATCAACACTGACGGTCCACGTCTCCCCGGAGACGCTCTCCTTCTCCAAGGCCGGCGAGAAGAAGACGTTCAGCGTATCGGTGAGCGGCCACGGCGTGACCGGACAAGATCTCATCGCGGAGGGAAGCCTGAGCTGGGTGTCCGAGAAGCACGTCGTTCGAAGCCCCGTCgtcgccgtggtcgatgtcggcaGCCCTCCTCATGTGTCTTCCCCGCCTGGCAAGACGTCCACGCAGCATTGA